Proteins co-encoded in one Cytophaga hutchinsonii ATCC 33406 genomic window:
- a CDS encoding PglZ domain-containing protein — MQKYHILWADDEIDLLKPHIIFLNNKGYEVTTVTNGIDALELSNKTTFDIIFLDENMPGLSGLETLVKIKEVKPFVPVVMITKNEEEHIMEEAIGSKIADYLIKPINPNQILMSIKKLLQNKVLVNDKTTSSYRQQFAEISMTLSDKLDYKEWIDIYKKLVHWEIEIDAVGDGSLKEILLSQKSEGNQQFFKTVKTNYEKWINDSSEDKPVFSHTVFRKKIIPSIKQEKTFVLLIDNLRFDQWKVLQPLIAESYKTVSEELYYSILPTTTMYARNAFFAGMMPSEIEKKHPGFYNGDEEDLGKNNMEEELLRDQLKKNGLDIKFSYQKVTNLNQGKALCDGIKNILDNQLNVVVYNFVDMLSHARSDMEVLKELAPDESAYRSITASWFKHSPLQELIQLLSHKKIKLIITTDHGTIRVNKPHKIIGDKTTNSNMRYKVGKNLGFDASNYLMEIKKPESIFLPKTNISDAYVFAGDELFFVYPNNYQKFVQMFKDTFQHGGVSLEEVLIPYIVLEPNR; from the coding sequence ATGCAAAAATACCACATTCTTTGGGCTGACGATGAAATTGATTTACTTAAACCGCACATTATTTTTTTAAATAATAAAGGTTACGAAGTAACTACCGTTACAAATGGTATTGATGCGCTGGAACTTTCAAATAAAACAACATTCGATATTATTTTTCTGGATGAAAACATGCCCGGTTTAAGCGGACTGGAAACACTGGTTAAGATCAAAGAGGTGAAACCATTTGTACCGGTGGTGATGATTACTAAGAATGAAGAAGAACATATCATGGAGGAAGCAATCGGCTCGAAGATTGCTGACTATCTGATCAAGCCCATCAATCCGAATCAGATTCTGATGTCTATCAAAAAGCTGCTTCAGAATAAAGTACTGGTGAATGATAAGACCACTTCTTCCTACAGACAGCAGTTTGCAGAAATCAGCATGACATTGAGTGATAAACTGGATTATAAAGAATGGATTGATATTTATAAAAAACTGGTGCATTGGGAAATTGAGATCGATGCAGTAGGAGACGGAAGTTTGAAGGAGATTCTGTTGTCTCAGAAATCAGAAGGTAATCAGCAGTTTTTTAAAACCGTAAAAACGAACTATGAAAAATGGATCAACGATTCATCAGAAGATAAGCCGGTATTTTCTCATACAGTTTTCAGAAAAAAAATAATTCCATCCATCAAGCAGGAAAAAACATTTGTATTGCTGATTGATAATTTGCGGTTTGATCAGTGGAAAGTGCTGCAGCCATTGATTGCGGAATCATACAAAACGGTGAGTGAGGAATTGTATTATTCAATTCTTCCGACAACAACCATGTATGCGCGCAACGCATTCTTTGCAGGCATGATGCCTTCTGAAATTGAAAAGAAACATCCTGGGTTTTATAATGGCGATGAAGAAGATCTGGGCAAAAATAACATGGAAGAAGAATTGCTTCGGGATCAGTTAAAAAAGAACGGACTGGATATTAAATTCTCGTATCAGAAAGTAACGAATCTGAATCAGGGTAAGGCATTGTGTGACGGAATTAAAAATATTCTGGACAACCAATTGAATGTTGTTGTATATAATTTTGTCGATATGCTTTCGCATGCACGTTCGGATATGGAAGTGTTAAAGGAGCTTGCACCGGATGAGTCTGCCTACAGATCAATAACGGCAAGCTGGTTTAAGCATTCACCGTTACAGGAATTGATTCAATTGCTGAGCCATAAAAAGATTAAGCTTATTATTACAACCGACCACGGAACAATTCGTGTAAATAAGCCGCATAAGATCATCGGTGATAAAACAACCAATAGCAATATGCGCTATAAGGTTGGTAAAAATCTGGGTTTTGATGCTTCTAATTATTTAATGGAAATAAAAAAACCTGAAAGTATTTTCCTGCCTAAAACAAACATCTCAGATGCGTATGTGTTTGCCGGCGATGAATTGTTTTTTGTATACCCCAATAATTATCAAAAATTTGTGCAGATGTTTAAAGATACCTTCCAGCATGGCGGTGTATCACTGGAAGAAGTATTGATTCCATATATTGTACTGGAGCCGAACAGATAG
- a CDS encoding carbonic anhydrase: MKESYQKLLNNNKIWALGKIQDDADYFKRMKLAQTPEYLWIGCSDSRVPETEVTGTLQGQLFVHRNIANMVVHTDLNLLSVVEYAVEVLKVKHIIVCGHYGCGGVAAATKNNSFGYVDNWLRNIKEIYNKNTVELLAIENEEERINRLVELNVVEQVRNLAKTKPVQRAWKNRALEIHGWVYGLDTGIIKDLHSLYDEAEDLEPIFRYTFED, translated from the coding sequence ATGAAAGAGAGTTATCAGAAATTATTAAATAATAATAAAATATGGGCGTTGGGAAAAATTCAGGATGATGCGGATTATTTCAAACGCATGAAGCTTGCACAAACTCCGGAATACTTATGGATCGGCTGCTCAGATAGCCGGGTTCCTGAAACAGAAGTAACAGGAACGCTGCAGGGACAATTATTTGTACATAGGAATATTGCCAATATGGTTGTGCATACCGACCTGAATTTATTAAGTGTGGTTGAATACGCTGTAGAAGTATTAAAAGTAAAACACATTATTGTTTGTGGCCATTATGGTTGCGGCGGTGTGGCAGCGGCTACAAAAAATAATTCGTTCGGCTATGTAGATAACTGGCTGCGAAACATTAAAGAAATATATAATAAAAATACGGTTGAACTGCTTGCGATAGAAAACGAGGAAGAGCGTATAAACAGACTGGTAGAGCTGAATGTTGTTGAACAGGTACGCAATCTGGCTAAAACAAAACCGGTACAACGCGCCTGGAAAAACAGAGCGCTTGAAATACACGGCTGGGTATACGGTCTGGATACGGGTATTATTAAAGACCTGCATTCCCTGTATGACGAAGCAGAAGATCTTGAACCGATTTTCCGGTATACGTTTGAAGACTAG